GCAGGGAGTAGATGAAGGCGGAGCAGGCGGCGGAGAGATCGAAGCCCCACGCGCCTTTTGCCCCGATCTTGTGCTGCACCAGGCAGGCGCTGGAGGGGAAAAACATGTCGGGGGTGACGGTGCCGACGATGATGACTTCGACCTCTTCCGGCTTGATGCCGCGCTTGAGCAGGGCGCACTTGGCGGCTTCCGCGGCGAGGTCGCTGGTCGCGACACCCTTGTCGACGATGTGGCGCTCGCGGATGCCGGTGCGCTCCATGATCCACTGATCGCTGGTATCGACCATCCCTTCCAGATCCTGATTGGTGAGCAGACGAGGTGGGACATAGGTGCCAAGGGAGGTGATCTTCGCCCGAATAGGAGTGATCAATGAGTTCTCCGTCGCAAGAAACCACACATTTTGAACGAAAGGGATGGGTGGTGTCCAAAACAAATAAGCCGGACACCGGTGACCCGCTGCACACATAAGAGCCCGTTACCGTTGCTTCCTTCCGGACCTGGCGGGGTTGGCGGGAATAAGTTGCGCGGGGCCGATGCCCGACACGCTTCATTTTAACATTCGGAAGACGACGTCGTCGGGTTGTCGGGTTACGGTCCTCGGTTATCGGTAATCGCAGGCCGCACGCGGGCACGCAAAGTAAGTATCCTCCGGCAGAGCCGGAGGCTTTACGGGTCGCGGGCCCCTCAAAGGGGCCTGATCGCGACCCAAAGTCAAAACCGCTCGCTCCAGGCAGTACGGGTGAAAGCTGTGCGCTTGCAAAACCGCCACGCACAACTGTCAAACTTTGGGAGCCTCCCCGGCAGAGCCGGGGGAACTCCTAGTTGCATTAGCAAGGTACCAATTGCCAACGACCGTTAACCGACAACCGATGACCTTGTGACACAATAGCCAGGTGGCAACGGGGGGGAAACTCGATCTCATCTCCATTCTGACGCCGCCAGCTGCGCGCCCGCCGTCCACCTTCCGCAACACCATCGAGCAGTATTTCCAGATTTGCCTGTTCCTGCTCATCGTCACCGGCTTTGTGATCCTGGTCAGCACGGGGCGGCTGGATTCGTTTTCGATCCTGGGAGTATCGGCCGCGCTGGTGTTTCGCGCCTACCTGATGCTGCGCGGGCGCAGGCTGCAAATCCCGGAGCGCTGGACCTCGTACCTGACGCTGGTTTACGTGCTGTTCTACGCCGCCGACATTTTCCTGGTCTCCGCCAGTTTCGTGGAGGCGACCGTCCACCTGGTGCTGTTCATCATGGTGGTAAAAGTTTTCTCCGTGCAGCGCGACCGCGATCACCTCTACCTGGCGATCATTTCGTTCCTCGAGGTGCTGGCGGCGGCGGTGCTCACGGTTGACACGGTATTTTTCGGCGCCTTCTGCGTGTTCATGCTGCTGGCGGTGGCAACGTTCATCAGCATGGAGATGAGGCGTTCGGCAGCGGCCGCATCGGGCGCGCTGCCCGGGACTACCATGCCGAACGCGTCACGGCGTATGGCGCGCTCGCTGTCGAGCATCGCGCTGCTGATGACGGCGTCGGTGGTGCTGGGGGCGGCAGTGATTTTTTTCGTCCTGCCGCGACTGTCGGCGGGCTACCTGAGCGCCTACGCCCCGAGAAACGAGTTTGTCAGCGGCTTCAGCGACCACGTGCAGTTGGGGGAGATCGGGCGCATCAAGCAGTCCGATACGGTGGTGATGCACATCGAGATCGAGGGCGACCGCGGCGGTTATGCCGACCTGAAGTGGCGCGGCATGGCGCTGTCCCTGTTCGACGGGAAGCTGTGGAGCAACCCGGTGACGGGCACGATGGAGGCCTTCGCGTCCAGCCCGCGATTGGACCCGGAGGTACGTCTGACCGGCATGGGGCGGTACAACCTGTCGCGCGCCGAGACCAGCGCGCGCAACCTGCCGGCGGACCGCGCCGATATCCGCGCCATGCACCCGCTGCTTTACAAGGTGCTGATGGAGCCGATCGGCACCAACGTGCTGTTCCTGGCACCGGTGCCGATCGGGCTGCAGGGGCGGATCATGGAAATCGGGGTGGACGATAACGGCGCGGTGT
This DNA window, taken from Terriglobia bacterium, encodes the following:
- a CDS encoding DUF3488 and transglutaminase-like domain-containing protein encodes the protein MATGGKLDLISILTPPAARPPSTFRNTIEQYFQICLFLLIVTGFVILVSTGRLDSFSILGVSAALVFRAYLMLRGRRLQIPERWTSYLTLVYVLFYAADIFLVSASFVEATVHLVLFIMVVKVFSVQRDRDHLYLAIISFLEVLAAAVLTVDTVFFGAFCVFMLLAVATFISMEMRRSAAAASGALPGTTMPNASRRMARSLSSIALLMTASVVLGAAVIFFVLPRLSAGYLSAYAPRNEFVSGFSDHVQLGEIGRIKQSDTVVMHIEIEGDRGGYADLKWRGMALSLFDGKLWSNPVTGTMEAFASSPRLDPEVRLTGMGRYNLSRAETSARNLPADRADIRAMHPLLYKVLMEPIGTNVLFLAPVPIGLQGRIMEIGVDDNGAVFNLDRNRMTESYTASSLWMLPHEERLRGAVGPVPPDVVLNYLQLPKRVDPRVVELAQRITANTSAEFDKASAIELYLRTRYGYSLQMAPSPPADPLAYFLFERKEGHCEYFASAMAVMLRTLAIPSRIVNGFRGGEYNDLTGSYIVRGRDAHSWVEAYIPGYAWVSFDPTPPDPTPVTGSAHRFLLYMDAAREFWREWVINYDFLHQRTLTISAMARGRSAGDQTRIWFRRHYQALLAQARRVHREAERSPRTWAMGALLAMIVCGLLVNAARIWRAVHRHGLARNPVKAPEAAASIWYARMTRSMGRKGFHRKPVQTPGEFVASIPDPPLQRSVAAFTRHYERARFGKSPEDAARLPELFEEIKAK